In Microbacterium laevaniformans, a single window of DNA contains:
- a CDS encoding lycopene cyclase domain-containing protein, whose product MPGAYLLVLLVSLGGIIALDARFRLVLWPASQTSERRRGRAIAAVLIATAFFLLWDAVGIATGVFVKGDSPYLLGIDLAPHLPVEEPVFLAFLCYLALVVHAAAIRALTARARRVRRMP is encoded by the coding sequence ATGCCCGGCGCCTATCTGCTCGTCCTCCTGGTGTCGCTGGGCGGGATCATCGCGCTGGATGCACGCTTTCGCCTCGTCCTGTGGCCGGCATCCCAAACGTCCGAGCGCCGCCGCGGGCGCGCGATCGCCGCGGTCCTCATCGCGACGGCGTTCTTCCTGCTCTGGGATGCCGTCGGCATCGCCACCGGCGTGTTCGTCAAGGGTGACAGCCCCTATCTCCTGGGGATCGATCTGGCCCCGCACCTTCCGGTCGAAGAGCCCGTCTTCCTCGCCTTCCTGTGCTATCTGGCCCTCGTGGTGCATGCTGCAGCGATCCGCGCGCTGACGGCACGGGCCCGGCGAGTGCGGAGGATGCCGTGA
- a CDS encoding MarR family winged helix-turn-helix transcriptional regulator, giving the protein MTDRWIPTTDRDQLVRDALVAVRSFSDSMDRMHGVLRSDMDMNGSDLAALRMLIVREQRGEWVSPHEIARHLAISTASTTKLLDRLAERGHIERRPRPADRRARIVMLTDRARSDFFRHLGARMAKMRDVMNAYSDDELRVVARFLDDMDDAMVD; this is encoded by the coding sequence GTGACAGACCGATGGATCCCGACGACAGACCGCGACCAGCTCGTGCGCGACGCGCTCGTCGCCGTGCGCTCGTTCAGCGATTCTATGGACCGCATGCACGGCGTGCTGCGCAGCGACATGGACATGAACGGATCCGATCTGGCGGCGCTGCGCATGCTGATCGTGCGAGAGCAGCGGGGTGAGTGGGTGTCGCCCCATGAGATCGCGAGACACCTCGCGATCTCGACGGCCTCGACGACGAAGCTTCTCGATCGCCTCGCCGAGCGCGGGCATATCGAGCGCCGGCCTCGCCCCGCCGACCGACGCGCTCGCATCGTGATGCTCACCGACCGCGCCCGGAGCGACTTCTTTCGTCACCTGGGCGCGCGCATGGCGAAGATGCGCGATGTGATGAACGCCTACAGCGACGACGAGCTGCGTGTCGTCGCGCGCTTCCTCGACGACATGGACGACGCGATGGTCGACTGA
- a CDS encoding carbon-nitrogen hydrolase family protein gives MRTDAVGVAVAQFAPTADKADNLRVIDELSGEAAARGAAVVLFPEYASYFVDPFDPTLAANAEDLDGAFVAGLTEIAARRGVVVVAGLVERGAADRVRNTVVAVDAAGVRAVSRKLHLYDAFGQRESDWVEPAPVSAPETFDVGGLTMALMTCYDLRFPEVGRVLADAGAHVILVAADWVRGPLKERHWRTLLHARAIENTLYVAGADHPPPLGVGASVVVDPQGVEIAGIGTATDVAVGFADAGTIDRVRRVNPALQLRRFTVAPR, from the coding sequence ATGAGAACGGATGCCGTGGGTGTCGCCGTCGCCCAGTTCGCGCCCACGGCGGACAAAGCCGACAACCTCCGCGTCATCGACGAGCTGAGCGGCGAGGCCGCCGCTCGTGGCGCCGCGGTGGTGCTCTTCCCCGAGTACGCGAGCTACTTCGTCGATCCGTTCGATCCCACGCTCGCTGCCAACGCGGAGGACCTGGACGGAGCATTCGTCGCAGGGCTGACGGAGATCGCGGCACGTCGCGGTGTCGTGGTGGTCGCCGGCCTGGTCGAACGCGGCGCGGCCGACCGCGTGCGAAACACGGTGGTTGCCGTGGACGCTGCGGGAGTGCGGGCCGTCTCGCGCAAGCTTCACCTCTACGACGCATTCGGACAGCGAGAGTCCGATTGGGTCGAACCGGCACCTGTCAGCGCTCCCGAGACCTTCGACGTGGGCGGTCTGACGATGGCGCTCATGACCTGCTACGACCTGCGCTTTCCGGAGGTGGGGCGCGTGCTCGCCGACGCGGGCGCCCACGTGATCCTGGTGGCTGCGGACTGGGTCAGGGGACCGCTGAAGGAGCGCCACTGGCGGACGCTTCTGCACGCGCGTGCCATTGAGAACACCCTGTATGTCGCCGGCGCCGATCACCCGCCGCCGCTGGGCGTGGGCGCTTCGGTGGTCGTGGACCCTCAGGGCGTCGAGATCGCCGGGATCGGAACGGCGACGGATGTCGCGGTCGGTTTTGCGGATGCCGGCACCATCGACCGTGTCCGACGCGTCAACCCGGCTCTGCAGTTGCGCCGGTTCACGGTCGCGCCGCGCTGA
- the idi gene encoding isopentenyl-diphosphate Delta-isomerase, translating into MSPTEYVVLLDDNGDEIGTAPKASVHGTDTALHLAFSCHVYNSRGETLVTRRALDKKTWAGVWSNSFCGHPRPAEPVIDAVHRRAEQELGVALRDVQIALPLFRYRAVDASGIVEHEICPVYTALVDDEPRLNPLEVAEARWVDPSDLAVSLRATPWAFSPWLVLQAEQLGVFEEASVRRAS; encoded by the coding sequence GTGTCCCCGACAGAATACGTGGTCCTGCTCGACGACAACGGGGATGAGATCGGCACGGCACCCAAGGCGAGCGTCCACGGCACCGACACCGCACTCCACCTCGCATTCTCCTGCCACGTGTACAACTCGCGCGGCGAAACCCTGGTCACACGCAGAGCGCTCGACAAGAAGACCTGGGCGGGCGTGTGGAGCAACTCCTTCTGCGGACACCCGCGACCGGCAGAGCCGGTGATCGACGCAGTGCACCGCCGCGCGGAGCAGGAGCTCGGTGTCGCCCTGCGCGACGTGCAGATCGCCCTGCCGCTCTTCCGCTACCGCGCGGTCGATGCGAGCGGCATCGTCGAGCATGAGATCTGCCCGGTCTACACCGCTCTCGTCGACGACGAACCGCGACTGAACCCGCTCGAGGTCGCCGAGGCCCGTTGGGTCGATCCGTCCGATCTCGCCGTCTCGCTGCGGGCGACCCCCTGGGCTTTCAGCCCGTGGCTGGTGCTCCAGGCCGAGCAGCTCGGCGTCTTCGAAGAAGCCAGCGTGCGGAGAGCGTCGTGA
- a CDS encoding trypsin-like peptidase domain-containing protein: protein MSENIPTNSEPQDDAVQGIDAAQQGETVPERPPLPEQSATHAAKNSPAGAAASAPAGVPEPGTGYAAQAPYTAPTPPTAHTPRPQAPHASYPAPSYGSPAFGTSAFGTQATAVYPAATNATEHAPSAKLGAGKIVGIMVAAALVGGAAGIGGAAAGASFFPQSQTVVSGAPSTVTVNNTASVNQTTAIAAKVVPSVVTISATAGSSGGTGSGVVLTSDGYVVTNTHVVTLDGQTADAKLSVTASNGKVYAATIVGTDPTYDLAVIKLTDASGLTPIEFGDSSKLNVGDATVAVGAPLGLSNTVTTGIVSALNRSIQIASSAAPKGDSQDQTPQQGDGNGSPFQFDFGQGQQRSTAQSSISIAVIQTDAAINPGNSGGALVDGEGKLIGINVAIASAGGSSSSGQSGSIGVGFSIESDIVKRITDDLIKNGTATHGLLGAGVRDAATQEGATIAGAYIADVTSGGAAAAAGLKKGDVVTSFNGVPITDATDLTAQVRALAAGSKATIVYDRGGKTSSAEVTLGQLQQ from the coding sequence ATGAGCGAGAACATCCCCACCAACAGCGAACCGCAGGATGACGCCGTGCAGGGCATCGACGCCGCACAGCAGGGCGAGACCGTGCCGGAGCGTCCGCCGCTGCCCGAGCAGTCGGCCACGCACGCGGCCAAGAATTCGCCGGCAGGCGCCGCGGCCTCCGCGCCCGCCGGTGTGCCGGAGCCGGGCACCGGCTACGCCGCGCAGGCGCCGTACACGGCCCCGACCCCGCCGACGGCTCATACGCCTCGCCCGCAGGCGCCCCACGCGTCCTACCCGGCCCCGTCGTACGGCAGCCCGGCCTTCGGTACCTCGGCGTTCGGCACTCAGGCCACGGCCGTCTACCCGGCTGCGACGAACGCAACGGAGCACGCGCCGTCGGCGAAGCTCGGTGCGGGCAAGATCGTCGGCATCATGGTCGCGGCGGCGCTCGTCGGCGGTGCGGCCGGAATCGGGGGAGCCGCGGCGGGGGCGTCGTTCTTCCCGCAGTCGCAGACCGTGGTCAGCGGAGCACCCTCGACGGTGACGGTGAACAACACGGCCTCGGTCAATCAGACGACGGCGATCGCCGCGAAGGTCGTCCCGAGCGTGGTCACGATCTCGGCGACCGCGGGCTCTTCGGGCGGCACCGGGTCCGGGGTGGTTCTCACCTCCGACGGCTACGTCGTGACGAACACGCATGTCGTGACGCTCGACGGTCAGACCGCCGACGCGAAGCTGTCGGTCACCGCATCGAACGGCAAGGTGTACGCGGCGACCATCGTCGGCACCGACCCGACCTACGACCTCGCGGTGATCAAGCTCACTGATGCATCGGGGCTGACTCCGATCGAGTTCGGCGACTCGTCCAAGCTCAACGTCGGCGACGCGACGGTCGCCGTCGGAGCTCCGTTGGGCCTGTCGAACACGGTGACCACGGGGATCGTCAGCGCTCTCAACCGCTCGATCCAGATCGCCTCGTCGGCCGCGCCGAAGGGTGACTCGCAGGATCAGACCCCCCAGCAGGGTGACGGCAACGGCTCGCCGTTCCAATTCGACTTCGGCCAGGGGCAACAGCGGTCGACCGCGCAGAGCTCCATCTCCATCGCCGTGATCCAGACGGATGCCGCGATCAACCCCGGCAACTCCGGTGGTGCGCTCGTCGACGGCGAGGGCAAGCTGATCGGCATCAATGTCGCCATCGCCTCTGCTGGCGGCTCGAGCTCCAGCGGTCAGTCCGGGTCGATCGGTGTGGGCTTCTCGATCGAGTCCGACATCGTCAAGCGCATCACCGACGATCTGATCAAGAACGGCACCGCCACGCATGGTCTGCTGGGGGCAGGTGTCCGTGACGCCGCCACCCAGGAGGGCGCCACGATCGCCGGAGCCTACATCGCGGACGTGACTTCGGGCGGTGCCGCTGCTGCGGCGGGTCTGAAGAAGGGCGACGTCGTGACGTCGTTCAACGGAGTGCCGATCACCGATGCCACCGACCTGACGGCGCAGGTGCGGGCGCTCGCCGCGGGATCGAAGGCGACGATCGTCTACGACCGCGGAGGAAAGACGAGTTCCGCCGAGGTCACGCTCGGCCAGCTCCAGCAGTAG
- the crtI gene encoding phytoene desaturase family protein, with the protein MSRTALVIGGGISGLATAALLARDGWRVDLHEASPELGGRAGSWERDGFRFDTGPSWYLMPEVFDHFFRLCGTTAAEQLDLVPLTPAYRVYPEPDGAALSDPIDVVSGRAQARELFESREPGAGARLDEYLDSAHDAYDLAVSRFLYDTYASTKGLRSPAVAGQLPRLAPLLTRSLHDHVARRFSDPVLRQILGYPAVFLGSSPFDAPSLYHLMSHLDLDEGVLYPQGGFTEVIAAVARVAEAQGATLHTSSPVAEILTQHAHAIGIRLADGTVHEADIVVSSADLHATETTMLPESLQTYPQRWWRRRNPGPGALLLLLGVEGELPQLAHHTLLFARDWQKNFGDVFGRDTRIPDPASLYVCRPSATDPSVAPAGSENLFVLVPMPADPSLGHGGVDGAGAPLIEAAADRVIAQVAAWTGIPDLAARIRVRRTIAPADFEADLGAWRGGALGLAHTLGQSAVFRPRNASRKVDGLFYAGTSVLPGIGLPMCLISAELVVKRLRGDDGAARLPEPSGVGAGRGVGPGRDDA; encoded by the coding sequence ATGAGCCGCACGGCCCTCGTCATCGGCGGAGGCATCTCCGGGCTCGCCACCGCCGCCCTGCTCGCGCGCGACGGCTGGAGAGTCGACCTCCACGAGGCCTCCCCCGAGCTGGGCGGTCGAGCGGGGTCGTGGGAGCGCGACGGCTTCCGCTTCGATACGGGACCGAGCTGGTATCTCATGCCCGAGGTCTTCGATCACTTCTTCCGCCTGTGCGGCACCACAGCGGCCGAGCAGCTCGATCTCGTGCCGCTGACCCCCGCCTATCGCGTCTATCCCGAGCCCGACGGCGCCGCACTCAGCGATCCGATCGACGTGGTGTCCGGTCGCGCGCAGGCGCGGGAGCTCTTCGAGAGCCGCGAGCCGGGCGCCGGAGCACGTCTCGACGAGTACCTCGATTCGGCCCACGATGCGTACGACCTCGCCGTGTCGCGGTTTCTCTACGACACCTACGCCTCCACGAAGGGTCTGCGATCTCCGGCCGTCGCCGGCCAGCTCCCCCGCCTCGCCCCCCTGCTCACCCGCTCGCTCCACGATCACGTCGCACGCCGCTTCTCCGATCCCGTCCTTCGCCAGATCCTGGGCTATCCGGCCGTCTTCCTCGGGTCGTCACCCTTCGACGCACCGAGCCTGTACCACCTCATGAGCCACCTCGATCTGGACGAAGGGGTCCTCTACCCACAGGGCGGCTTCACGGAGGTCATCGCGGCCGTCGCCCGTGTCGCAGAGGCCCAGGGCGCCACGCTGCACACGTCGTCGCCGGTGGCGGAGATCCTCACTCAGCACGCGCACGCGATCGGCATCCGGTTGGCCGACGGCACGGTGCACGAAGCCGACATCGTCGTGTCGTCCGCAGACCTGCACGCGACGGAGACGACGATGCTGCCGGAGTCGCTGCAGACCTACCCGCAACGGTGGTGGCGACGGCGCAACCCCGGACCCGGCGCCCTTCTGCTGCTGCTCGGCGTCGAAGGCGAGCTTCCGCAGCTGGCCCACCACACCCTGCTGTTCGCCCGCGACTGGCAGAAGAACTTCGGCGACGTGTTCGGCCGTGACACGCGGATCCCCGACCCCGCCTCGCTCTACGTGTGCCGCCCGTCGGCGACGGACCCATCGGTCGCCCCGGCGGGCAGCGAGAACCTCTTCGTGCTCGTTCCGATGCCCGCCGATCCGTCACTCGGGCACGGCGGCGTCGACGGGGCAGGAGCGCCGTTGATCGAGGCAGCCGCGGATCGCGTCATCGCGCAGGTCGCGGCATGGACCGGCATCCCGGACCTCGCCGCACGCATCCGGGTGCGGCGCACCATCGCACCGGCCGACTTCGAGGCCGATCTGGGAGCGTGGCGGGGCGGCGCCCTCGGGCTCGCGCACACGCTCGGCCAGAGTGCCGTCTTCCGACCTCGGAACGCGTCACGAAAGGTCGACGGGCTCTTCTATGCCGGCACCTCCGTGCTGCCCGGCATCGGCCTTCCGATGTGCCTGATCTCGGCCGAGCTGGTCGTCAAGAGACTTCGTGGAGACGACGGAGCGGCCCGCCTGCCAGAACCGAGCGGTGTCGGGGCAGGACGGGGCGTCGGCCCCGGCCGAGACGACGCCTGA
- a CDS encoding lycopene cyclase domain-containing protein — protein MTYPLIVAPFALAGAIAFAATARRPGLGMRLTASVITAVVLVVLTVIFDNAMIAAGLFTYPDALISGIRVGLAPIEDLSYPIVAAFAVPAVAELLRPPRRDPSSPTDTETDSAR, from the coding sequence GTGACGTATCCCCTGATCGTCGCGCCGTTCGCCCTCGCCGGGGCGATCGCCTTCGCCGCGACGGCTCGCCGTCCAGGGCTCGGCATGCGACTGACGGCGAGCGTGATCACCGCTGTGGTTCTGGTCGTGCTCACCGTGATCTTCGACAACGCGATGATCGCCGCCGGCCTGTTCACCTATCCCGACGCGCTCATCAGCGGCATCCGTGTGGGCCTGGCCCCCATCGAGGATCTGTCCTATCCGATCGTGGCCGCCTTCGCCGTCCCCGCGGTCGCCGAGCTCCTCCGCCCGCCTCGACGCGACCCCTCCTCCCCCACCGACACCGAGACGGATTCCGCACGATGA
- a CDS encoding polyprenyl synthetase family protein — translation MITLLDDDARQSIDAAVGGALERLERRAAPLGDGARALAAATAAATADGKRLRPALVVAAYRAFGGSSDAADAAVWDVAVALELLHTAFVVHDDLIDRDLERRGIPNVAGRFRTRAQAFGASGDQAATVGDAAAVLAGDLLLFEASRLVACAPVDAPTRVALLQILDDAILVSASGELADVEHAARADYPETDALLGAAHDKTAAYSFEAPLLAGAVMAGATDAARAQLSLAAADLGLAFQLVDDLIGTFGSRRQAGRDPGADLREAKRTPLIALARDTAAWPRVSSALAVAHTGPIAVRRAQRELEASGARDDLVALIHDRLSRARSRAASPSLPPAAVALLAEVANTIEGRIP, via the coding sequence GTGATCACGCTCCTCGACGACGACGCGCGGCAGAGCATCGACGCCGCCGTCGGCGGCGCGCTCGAGCGCCTCGAACGGCGGGCCGCGCCGCTCGGCGATGGCGCCCGGGCGCTGGCAGCCGCTACCGCCGCGGCCACCGCCGACGGCAAGCGCCTGCGGCCGGCGCTCGTCGTCGCGGCGTACCGCGCGTTCGGCGGGTCGTCCGACGCCGCCGATGCGGCCGTCTGGGACGTCGCCGTCGCCCTCGAGCTGCTGCACACCGCCTTCGTCGTGCACGACGACCTCATCGATCGCGATCTGGAGCGACGCGGCATCCCGAACGTCGCGGGTCGCTTCCGCACTCGTGCGCAAGCCTTCGGAGCGTCGGGCGACCAGGCGGCGACCGTCGGCGACGCCGCGGCCGTGCTCGCCGGCGATCTCCTGCTGTTCGAGGCCAGCCGACTGGTCGCGTGCGCCCCCGTGGATGCTCCGACCCGCGTCGCCCTGCTTCAGATTCTCGACGACGCGATCCTCGTCTCGGCATCCGGCGAGCTCGCCGACGTCGAGCACGCCGCCCGCGCGGACTATCCCGAAACCGACGCGCTGCTCGGCGCCGCCCACGACAAGACGGCCGCGTACTCGTTCGAAGCACCACTGCTGGCCGGAGCGGTGATGGCCGGGGCGACCGATGCCGCCCGCGCGCAGCTCTCGCTCGCCGCGGCCGACCTCGGGCTCGCCTTCCAGCTGGTCGACGACCTCATCGGGACGTTCGGTTCACGTCGCCAGGCCGGCCGCGACCCGGGGGCCGACCTTCGCGAAGCCAAGCGCACTCCTCTCATCGCGCTCGCGCGCGACACCGCCGCCTGGCCGCGGGTCAGCTCGGCTCTCGCCGTCGCGCATACGGGTCCGATCGCCGTGCGGCGCGCACAGCGCGAACTCGAGGCCAGCGGCGCACGCGACGACCTGGTCGCCCTCATTCACGACCGCCTCAGCCGAGCGCGCTCGCGGGCCGCGTCGCCGTCGCTGCCGCCTGCCGCCGTCGCACTGCTGGCCGAAGTCGCGAACACGATCGAGGGGCGCATCCCGTGA
- a CDS encoding phytoene/squalene synthase family protein has protein sequence MSGGSLYDRCAQDAAATVITAYSTSFALACRLLGPRVRTHVRSVYALVRVADEVVDGAAEATGLPAPTQRLLLDELEAETLAAVARGFSTNLIVHAFALAARECGIGHDLIRPFFASMRTDLTRTQHDDASHDAYVYGSAEVIGLMCLQIFVNAGRSTPLSPDPTLVEGARRLGAAFQDVNFLRDRADDENRLRRDYLGLQDGHRDRITVLDRIDADLDAAARAIADLPADCRRAVTTAHGLFAELSRRLRDDDETARVSVPTPVKATIAARALAGRPPKRSTA, from the coding sequence GTGAGCGGTGGATCCCTGTACGACCGGTGCGCGCAGGATGCGGCCGCGACCGTGATCACGGCCTACTCGACGTCGTTCGCGCTGGCATGCCGCCTGCTCGGCCCGCGCGTGCGCACGCATGTGCGCAGCGTCTACGCACTCGTGCGGGTCGCGGACGAGGTCGTCGACGGCGCGGCCGAGGCGACCGGCCTGCCGGCGCCCACCCAGCGGCTGCTGCTGGACGAGCTCGAAGCCGAGACGCTGGCGGCAGTCGCGCGCGGCTTCAGCACCAACCTCATCGTTCACGCGTTCGCGTTGGCGGCGCGCGAATGCGGGATCGGTCATGATCTCATCCGCCCCTTCTTCGCCTCCATGCGCACCGACCTCACGCGCACGCAGCATGATGACGCCTCGCACGACGCCTACGTGTACGGGTCGGCGGAGGTGATCGGTCTGATGTGCCTGCAGATCTTCGTCAATGCCGGTCGCAGCACGCCGCTGAGCCCCGACCCGACGCTGGTCGAGGGCGCCCGCCGCCTCGGCGCCGCCTTCCAGGACGTCAACTTCCTCCGCGACCGCGCGGACGACGAGAACCGACTGCGCCGCGACTACCTCGGCCTCCAGGACGGACACCGGGACCGGATCACCGTCCTCGACCGCATCGACGCCGACCTGGATGCCGCCGCGCGGGCGATCGCCGACCTGCCCGCCGACTGCCGGCGCGCGGTGACCACCGCACACGGCCTGTTCGCGGAGCTCTCCCGCCGCCTGCGCGATGACGACGAGACCGCGCGCGTCTCCGTGCCCACCCCCGTCAAAGCAACCATCGCGGCCCGTGCCCTCGCCGGCCGCCCCCCGAAACGGAGCACCGCATGA
- a CDS encoding aminotransferase class I/II-fold pyridoxal phosphate-dependent enzyme → MREIPGAWRRTAQGAGLLSAEGVAAPTIFAEMSALAARSGAINLGQGFPDEDGPAAVIDAARAAIANGRNQYAPGRGVPTLLRAIAAHQERFYGVSLDPDREVVTTAGATEALAATILALIDSPDDEVVVFEPYYDAYAAAVALAGARLVTVPLHWPDFQPDLDDLAAAVTDRTRIILVNDPHNPTGAVFSADVRAEIVRLAEHHDALIVTDEVYEHLVFDGAHVPIATYRAAAERTLSISSAGKTFSTTGWKIGWITGPADLIDAVLAVKQFLTYVCATPFQDAVAVGLGLPDAVFAGIAATLRAKRDRLAEGLNAAGFTVSTPAGSYFTVADAAALMEPGIDAAQFCRELPARAGVVAIPLTAFVARERRHDYATLVRFAACKRMEVIAEASFRLALISAARP, encoded by the coding sequence ATGCGAGAGATTCCCGGCGCGTGGCGCCGTACGGCACAGGGTGCGGGATTGCTGTCGGCAGAAGGTGTCGCTGCGCCGACGATCTTCGCGGAGATGAGTGCTCTGGCCGCACGATCGGGGGCGATCAACCTCGGCCAGGGCTTTCCCGATGAGGATGGACCCGCCGCGGTGATCGATGCCGCCCGTGCAGCCATCGCGAACGGCCGCAACCAGTACGCGCCCGGTCGCGGCGTCCCGACGCTGCTGCGGGCGATCGCGGCGCATCAGGAGCGCTTCTACGGGGTGAGTCTTGATCCCGACCGCGAGGTCGTGACGACCGCCGGAGCGACCGAGGCCCTGGCCGCGACGATCCTCGCCTTGATCGACTCGCCCGACGACGAGGTCGTCGTTTTCGAGCCCTACTACGACGCGTACGCCGCCGCCGTGGCGCTGGCCGGCGCGCGACTGGTCACCGTGCCGCTGCACTGGCCCGATTTCCAGCCCGACCTCGACGATCTGGCGGCCGCCGTGACCGACCGCACGCGGATCATCCTGGTGAACGATCCGCATAATCCGACCGGCGCCGTCTTCTCCGCCGATGTCCGGGCGGAGATCGTCCGACTCGCCGAGCACCACGACGCTCTCATCGTGACGGACGAGGTGTACGAGCACCTCGTCTTCGACGGCGCCCATGTTCCGATCGCGACGTATCGGGCCGCCGCCGAACGCACCCTGTCGATCTCCTCCGCGGGCAAGACGTTCTCCACGACGGGATGGAAGATCGGGTGGATCACCGGTCCCGCCGATCTGATCGATGCCGTCCTGGCGGTCAAGCAGTTCCTCACCTACGTGTGTGCGACCCCGTTCCAGGACGCCGTCGCCGTCGGGCTCGGGCTTCCCGACGCGGTGTTCGCCGGCATTGCGGCCACGCTGCGGGCAAAACGCGACCGACTCGCCGAAGGGCTGAACGCCGCCGGGTTCACGGTGTCGACGCCAGCCGGTTCGTACTTCACGGTGGCGGATGCCGCGGCGCTGATGGAACCGGGAATCGACGCGGCCCAGTTCTGCCGCGAGCTGCCGGCACGCGCGGGTGTCGTGGCCATTCCGCTCACGGCCTTCGTCGCTCGTGAACGCCGCCACGACTACGCGACGCTGGTGCGCTTCGCCGCGTGCAAGCGGATGGAGGTCATCGCCGAGGCAAGCTTCCGTCTCGCGCTGATCAGCGCGGCGCGACCGTGA
- a CDS encoding maltokinase N-terminal cap-like domain-containing protein, whose protein sequence is MQTTLGHLAVWMPQQRWYSPTGRSPRLRILDERELTTGDPDAAVQVLIVADGDDENAIVYQVPLVTRPADVTEPWTIAVHEGRALIDGPHDQAFASALLAELGRSDLDGPSQVLVGEQSNTSIIYRPRDAAPTICKVFRRLHPGINPDIELQSALAAAGSRHVPPVVGHLDGRWTMAPGGGSERGSLAFAQEFLPDVEDAWRVALAAAAVNTDFTAEAASLGQVTAAVHRDLARLFPTPRADGVARRAISAAWRRRRAIAAVEVPALAAHAAAIDRIYAAAEASSWPALQRVHGDYHLGQVLHSPTRGWMLLDFEGEPMRPIAERRAPDLALRDIAGMLRSFDYVAGSLRLQRAPQQHDGAVDGAADAWARSARTAFLDGYSDTGGATAQILLNALELDKAVYEAIYEARHRPAWLAIPLSAIERLLAD, encoded by the coding sequence ATGCAGACGACGCTGGGGCACCTGGCTGTGTGGATGCCGCAGCAGCGGTGGTACTCGCCGACCGGACGCTCACCCCGCCTGCGGATTCTCGACGAACGCGAGCTGACGACCGGCGACCCGGATGCGGCCGTTCAGGTCCTGATCGTCGCCGACGGCGACGACGAGAACGCCATCGTCTATCAGGTTCCGCTCGTGACCCGTCCCGCCGATGTCACGGAGCCATGGACGATCGCGGTCCACGAGGGTCGTGCGTTGATCGACGGACCGCACGATCAGGCATTCGCCTCGGCGTTGCTCGCCGAACTGGGTCGCAGCGATCTGGACGGTCCGTCGCAGGTGCTGGTCGGCGAGCAGTCGAACACCTCGATCATCTACCGTCCACGCGACGCCGCGCCGACGATCTGCAAGGTGTTCCGCCGCCTGCATCCGGGCATCAACCCGGACATCGAACTCCAGTCCGCCCTCGCAGCCGCCGGCAGCCGCCACGTTCCCCCCGTCGTGGGCCATCTCGACGGCCGCTGGACGATGGCGCCGGGCGGCGGTTCAGAGCGGGGATCGCTGGCATTCGCGCAGGAGTTCCTGCCCGACGTCGAGGACGCCTGGCGGGTGGCGCTGGCCGCGGCGGCCGTCAACACCGACTTCACCGCCGAAGCCGCCTCCCTCGGTCAGGTCACCGCCGCGGTCCATCGAGATCTCGCCCGCCTGTTCCCCACCCCGCGCGCGGACGGGGTCGCCCGGCGCGCCATCAGCGCGGCGTGGCGGCGACGACGTGCCATCGCGGCGGTGGAAGTGCCTGCGCTCGCCGCCCACGCGGCGGCAATCGACCGGATCTACGCCGCCGCCGAGGCCTCCTCCTGGCCCGCCCTGCAGCGAGTGCATGGCGACTACCACCTCGGCCAGGTCCTGCATTCGCCGACGCGGGGCTGGATGCTGCTCGACTTTGAGGGGGAACCGATGCGACCGATCGCCGAGCGACGCGCACCGGATCTCGCCTTGCGCGACATCGCCGGCATGCTGCGCTCGTTCGACTACGTCGCGGGATCGCTGCGACTGCAGCGCGCGCCCCAGCAGCACGACGGCGCTGTCGACGGGGCCGCCGACGCCTGGGCCCGCTCGGCACGTACCGCCTTTCTCGACGGATACTCCGACACCGGAGGCGCGACCGCCCAGATCCTGCTCAACGCGCTCGAACTCGACAAAGCGGTCTACGAGGCCATCTACGAGGCCAGGCATCGGCCCGCCTGGCTCGCGATCCCGCTCTCGGCGATCGAGCGTCTGCTCGCAGACTGA